A window of Coregonus clupeaformis isolate EN_2021a chromosome 28, ASM2061545v1, whole genome shotgun sequence contains these coding sequences:
- the LOC121542881 gene encoding carcinoembryonic antigen-related cell adhesion molecule 20-like isoform X4 encodes MVAAAVVFLTMAILSGYCAGLGVLPPGPVNGTLGGNVIFKTTINPTTLIFIAWTFGAPPVSIVNFASSDGTLTGEGYVGRISLDNSTGSLELRKLTLNDSGTFRVSLRKAGVINLGSTSLNVYDGPDGMEIKGPTEIELGQKLTLTCSADSNPPARYTWMLNETEIPGHSHEFTKENSEYSDRGNYTCTATNYVTVTKTSVVLKLSVKVEDSLSPGLPAGAIVGIVIGILLVAGGAVGVAVFFIRKYATNAEPMHRGGSQQPVYENPSALCENPQPNKSLPRPLTVSKTWLPGMCPCMFVFYYSLTVIKMTLLNKKFSMR; translated from the exons ATGGTGGCAGCTGCAGTCGTCTTTCTTACCATGGCAATACTCTCAG GATATTGTGCTGGTCTAGGAGTGCTTCCACCTGGACCCGTGAATGGAACATTGGGAGGAAATGTGATTTTCAAAACCACCATCAATCCAACCACACTTATTTTCATTGCCTGGACCTTTGGTGCTCCCCCTGTTTCCATTGTTAACTTTGCCAGCTCTGATGGTACTTTGACTGGAGAGGGATATGTTGGTAGGATCAGTCTGGACAATAGCACTGGATCTCTGGAGCTCAGGAAACTGACCCTGAATGACAGTGGAACATTCAGAGTGAGCCTAAGAAAGGCTGGTGTTATCAATCTGGGATCTACGTCACTGAATGTTTATG ATGGACCTGATGGTATGGAAATCAAGGGTCCAACTGAAATAGAACTAGGACAGAAGTTAACATTGACCTGCTCTGCTGACTCCAACCCGCCTGCTCGTTACACCTGGATGCTCAATGAAACAGAGATACCTGGACATTCACATGAGTTCACTAAGGAAAATAGTGAATACTCTGACCGTGGGAATTACACCTGTACAGCAACAAATTATGTCACTGTGACCAAAACATCTGTGGTCCTTAAACTGTCAGTAAAAG TGGAGGACTCTTTATCACCAGGTCTGCCTGCTGGTGCCATCGTTGGGATTGTGATTGGAATATTGCTGGTTGCGGGAGGAGCTGTTGGTGTTGCAGTGTTCTTCATCAGGAAATATGC AACCAATGCTGAGCCAATGCATCGAGGAG GCTCTCAACAACCTGTATATGAGAACCCATCAGCTTTATGTGAGAACCCACAACCAAATAAATCTCTGCCCAGACCCCTGACAGTAAGTAAGACCTGGTTACCTGGGATGTGTCCGTGCATGTTTGTATTCTACTACAGTCTCACTGTAATAAAGATGACTTTGCTTAACAAGAAATTCAGTATGCGATGA